One window of Rhizobium leguminosarum genomic DNA carries:
- a CDS encoding ISAzo13 family transposase, producing the protein MIDIAAIKARFETLAPYLDERARRLLAATEARAAGRGGVTAVSAATGVARSTIGRGLTELRTADARLERRVRRPGGGRRPKIETEPGLLAALEELVQSAIRGDPEAALLWVSRSQRHLAGALAQRGFTASQKLVGRLLRKLGFSLQANKKTLEGASHPDRDTQFEHINEKIKQFQAAGQAAISVDTKKKELVGDFKNGGRELRPKGGPEPVRVHDFKIPELGKVAPYGVYDITNNSGWVNVGIDHDTAAFAVESIRRWWNVLGKSRYPGSTGLLITADCGGSNGARVRLWKRELQSFANETGLAITVAHHPPGTSKWNRIEHRLFAFITQNWRGKPLVSHEVIVQLIGATTTANGLDVQCCLDENDYPKAIKITDAEMNAINIDRDPFHGEWNYTISPTSVVSDSAIAESVADDR; encoded by the coding sequence ATGATTGATATCGCGGCGATCAAAGCTCGCTTTGAGACGCTTGCGCCTTATCTCGATGAGCGGGCACGGCGTTTGTTGGCGGCAACCGAGGCTCGCGCGGCGGGCCGGGGTGGAGTGACGGCGGTTTCGGCGGCGACCGGCGTTGCGCGCAGTACGATCGGGCGCGGTCTTACGGAGTTGCGGACCGCAGATGCACGACTGGAACGCCGGGTTCGGCGGCCGGGCGGCGGCCGCAGGCCAAAGATCGAGACTGAGCCGGGCCTCTTGGCTGCACTTGAAGAATTGGTTCAATCGGCGATCCGTGGCGATCCTGAAGCAGCATTGTTGTGGGTGAGCAGAAGCCAGCGCCACCTTGCCGGCGCATTGGCACAACGCGGCTTTACGGCCAGCCAGAAGTTGGTTGGTCGGCTGCTGCGCAAGCTTGGCTTCAGCCTCCAGGCCAACAAGAAGACCTTGGAGGGGGCGTCTCATCCTGACCGCGACACCCAGTTCGAACACATCAACGAGAAGATCAAGCAGTTCCAGGCGGCCGGCCAGGCCGCCATTTCGGTCGACACAAAGAAAAAGGAGCTGGTTGGCGATTTCAAGAACGGCGGGCGTGAGCTGCGTCCCAAAGGCGGCCCCGAACCCGTGCGCGTTCACGACTTCAAGATACCCGAACTCGGCAAGGTCGCACCTTACGGCGTCTACGACATCACCAACAACTCGGGTTGGGTGAATGTCGGCATCGATCATGACACCGCCGCCTTTGCCGTAGAGAGCATTCGACGGTGGTGGAATGTCTTGGGAAAGAGCCGCTATCCTGGTTCAACCGGTCTACTCATTACCGCCGATTGCGGTGGCAGCAACGGGGCCCGTGTGCGACTGTGGAAGCGCGAGCTTCAATCATTCGCCAATGAAACTGGGTTAGCTATCACGGTCGCTCACCACCCGCCGGGGACCAGCAAATGGAACCGCATAGAACACCGGCTATTTGCATTCATCACACAGAATTGGCGCGGCAAGCCCCTCGTCAGTCATGAGGTCATCGTTCAACTGATCGGGGCCACGACGACGGCCAACGGGCTCGACGTTCAATGTTGCCTCGACGAAAATGACTATCCCAAGGCCATCAAGATCACCGATGCTGAAATGAATGCAATCAATATTGATCGTGATCCCTTCCACGGTGAGTGGAACTACACGATTTCGCCCACCTCCGTTGTGTCCGATAGCGCTATCGCCGAGAGTGTTGCCGATGATCGATGA
- a CDS encoding quinone oxidoreductase family protein yields MTDQIVVLNSPGDVTQFQVEDQRVHPPGKGEIQIRHHAIGTNFLDVYHRKGIYPLPSYPAVIGAEAAGVVEAVGPGVESFKEGDNIAYAGPPVGAYCSTRNIAADRAIKLPKVISAKTAASSLLKGMTAYMLLTKTFHVRDGSCVLVHASAGGLGSMLVRWAKSLNATVIGTVSSAEKAVLAASYGADHLVVGRGADIVAEVKRLTGGNGVDVAFDGIGGDMLVKSIRSVRPFGMAVSIGQAAGPVPPVAVEELRPGKALSHPSIMAWCADIDRYREAAQAAVRAMETGIVSQIGAEYSLTDVATAHEEMESGRSAGSILLIP; encoded by the coding sequence ATGACAGATCAGATTGTAGTGCTGAACTCGCCGGGCGACGTCACTCAGTTCCAGGTCGAGGATCAACGTGTCCATCCCCCCGGCAAAGGCGAGATCCAAATCCGCCATCACGCGATCGGGACCAATTTTCTCGACGTCTATCACCGCAAGGGCATCTACCCGCTGCCCTCATATCCGGCAGTGATCGGCGCGGAGGCCGCGGGCGTCGTCGAGGCTGTCGGCCCCGGCGTCGAGAGCTTCAAAGAGGGCGATAATATCGCCTATGCGGGACCGCCAGTCGGAGCCTACTGTTCGACGAGGAACATCGCCGCCGACCGTGCAATCAAGCTTCCCAAGGTGATTTCGGCTAAAACGGCGGCAAGTTCGCTGCTCAAAGGCATGACCGCTTACATGCTCTTGACGAAGACCTTCCATGTGCGTGACGGGAGTTGTGTTCTCGTTCATGCGTCTGCCGGTGGACTGGGCAGCATGCTTGTTCGTTGGGCAAAGTCGCTCAATGCCACCGTGATCGGCACGGTCAGCAGCGCTGAAAAGGCAGTACTCGCCGCCTCCTACGGAGCCGATCATCTCGTGGTTGGACGGGGAGCGGATATTGTCGCGGAGGTCAAGCGGCTGACGGGCGGAAACGGTGTCGACGTCGCCTTTGACGGAATTGGCGGTGACATGCTTGTTAAAAGCATCCGCTCGGTGCGACCTTTCGGCATGGCTGTCAGCATCGGCCAGGCCGCCGGCCCGGTTCCACCAGTTGCGGTCGAGGAACTTCGGCCAGGCAAGGCGCTCTCTCACCCGAGCATCATGGCTTGGTGCGCTGATATCGATAGATATCGTGAGGCCGCTCAAGCGGCGGTCCGCGCTATGGAAACAGGGATCGTCTCTCAGATCGGCGCCGAATACAGCCTGACAGATGTTGCAACGGCCCATGAAGAAATGGAGTCGGGACGCTCGGCGGGAAGTATCTTGCTGATACCTTAG
- a CDS encoding LysR family transcriptional regulator, whose product MIGKEFTQIDWDDLRHFLALARSGTFLGAAKQIGVEHATISRRVASLEAGLGRKLIDRRGRRVVLTADGEQVAKHAMLIATQTAAIEQLGRSSSTELRGHVRISAPPAFSSVLLAQPIVAIRRDHPAVQITLVGEKRLASLNRREADIAVRLSRPEDGNYSIIKLGEITFDLYASKSYLETVAPSEWTFIGYDETMNASPQQVRLIELAAGRPIAVRSSVLEFQAAAARLGGGVVMPSSCSRRSAPAACVCRWSTICPDVRRRRRAAPPR is encoded by the coding sequence ATGATTGGGAAAGAATTCACACAAATCGATTGGGACGACCTGCGGCATTTCTTGGCGCTCGCACGGTCCGGAACGTTTCTCGGCGCGGCGAAGCAGATCGGCGTTGAACATGCGACAATAAGCCGGCGTGTTGCATCGCTGGAAGCCGGACTGGGACGCAAGCTCATCGACCGTCGCGGACGGCGCGTGGTTCTAACCGCCGATGGGGAACAGGTTGCCAAGCATGCAATGCTTATCGCCACGCAAACTGCCGCAATCGAGCAGCTTGGCCGCAGCAGCTCGACTGAACTGCGTGGCCACGTAAGGATCAGCGCTCCTCCCGCGTTTTCGAGCGTACTTCTGGCGCAGCCAATCGTGGCCATCCGGCGAGACCATCCAGCTGTCCAGATCACGCTTGTCGGAGAGAAACGGCTCGCGTCGTTGAATCGACGGGAGGCAGACATCGCGGTGCGGCTGTCGCGGCCAGAAGATGGCAACTATTCCATCATCAAGCTTGGCGAAATCACCTTCGACCTGTACGCCTCAAAGTCATATCTCGAAACCGTTGCGCCATCCGAATGGACCTTCATCGGCTATGACGAAACGATGAACGCTTCGCCGCAGCAGGTTCGCCTCATTGAGCTCGCCGCTGGCCGCCCGATTGCAGTGAGGTCATCCGTACTGGAATTTCAGGCCGCGGCCGCGAGGCTTGGTGGCGGTGTCGTCATGCCGAGTTCCTGCAGCCGTCGTTCTGCGCCGGCTGCCTGCGTTTGCAGGTGGTCTACCATTTGCCCAGATGTGCGCCGCCGTCGACGTGCAGCACCTCCCCGGTGA
- a CDS encoding SDR family NAD(P)-dependent oxidoreductase: protein MTTGKTVIVTGASQGIGAGLVNAFIERGYNVVATSRQVSASDALQASDRLALVDGDIGDAETAARVTRTAIDRFGSIDALVNNAGIFFSKPFVDYTMTDFRKLSSTNLEGFIHLTQLVVRQMLAQKSGGSIVSITTPLIDHPIAGFSASVAMMTKGGIDAISKNLAMEYASEGIRVNTVAPGVVDTPLHKDNPKDFLSTLSPMAGISNVGEIVDAVVFLTEAPRITGEVLHVDGGAHLGKW, encoded by the coding sequence ATGACTACCGGAAAGACTGTCATCGTCACGGGCGCCTCCCAGGGTATCGGAGCCGGGCTCGTCAACGCCTTCATCGAGCGTGGCTATAATGTCGTCGCCACTTCGCGTCAGGTCAGCGCCTCGGATGCCTTGCAGGCGTCGGACAGACTGGCCCTCGTCGACGGTGACATCGGCGATGCCGAAACCGCGGCGCGGGTGACAAGGACCGCGATCGACCGGTTCGGCTCGATCGACGCCCTCGTCAACAATGCCGGCATTTTCTTCAGCAAGCCCTTCGTCGATTACACCATGACCGACTTCCGGAAGCTGTCCTCAACCAACCTCGAAGGCTTCATCCACCTGACCCAGCTGGTCGTCCGGCAGATGCTGGCCCAGAAATCGGGCGGCAGCATCGTCAGCATCACCACACCGCTGATCGACCATCCGATCGCCGGCTTCTCGGCCTCGGTCGCCATGATGACCAAGGGCGGCATCGACGCGATCTCCAAGAACCTGGCGATGGAATATGCAAGTGAGGGAATCCGCGTCAACACCGTGGCTCCCGGGGTCGTCGATACGCCGTTGCACAAGGACAATCCGAAGGACTTCCTGAGCACGCTGTCGCCGATGGCTGGCATTTCCAACGTCGGGGAAATCGTCGATGCAGTCGTCTTCCTGACCGAAGCTCCGCGCATCACCGGGGAGGTGCTGCACGTCGACGGCGGCGCACATCTGGGCAAATGGTAG
- a CDS encoding LysR family transcriptional regulator → MADLNDIAVFVKVAQYGSFSRAAHSLGMPVSTVSRKVTSLEEQLGVTLLQRTTRKLSLTAQGRAYFDRCSEPLAHLIDAEQALTETQKKPEGLLKISVPVIFGQEVFYEFISSFLKTHPDIQIDLFVTNLFLDLIAENIDLGIRFGELKDSSIVAQRLGKSVRYLVAAPDYLKGRALPSKPEDLREHQCVLLNGRNGEAEWHLVSGRKSVRQQVSGPVSSRDFDALSAFTNRGHGIGLLPSTYCDDEIRRGALIRLLPDWSSEEIFVHAVYPTRRFLPVRLQVFLDALKAWKSPLWLPLH, encoded by the coding sequence ATGGCAGACCTGAATGACATCGCGGTTTTCGTGAAGGTGGCGCAGTACGGCAGCTTCAGCCGCGCGGCCCATTCCCTCGGCATGCCGGTCTCGACCGTCAGCCGGAAGGTAACGTCGCTGGAGGAGCAGCTTGGTGTGACGCTGCTGCAGCGCACGACCCGCAAGCTTAGCCTGACGGCGCAGGGCCGGGCCTATTTCGATCGGTGCAGCGAGCCGCTCGCCCACCTTATCGACGCCGAGCAGGCACTCACGGAAACGCAGAAAAAGCCGGAAGGCCTGTTGAAGATCTCCGTGCCCGTCATCTTCGGGCAGGAGGTCTTTTACGAATTCATATCGTCCTTCCTGAAGACCCACCCCGATATCCAGATCGATCTCTTCGTCACCAACCTGTTCCTCGATCTGATCGCCGAGAATATCGATCTTGGCATCCGCTTCGGCGAACTCAAGGATTCCTCAATTGTCGCGCAGCGGCTCGGAAAGAGCGTGCGCTATCTCGTTGCCGCGCCGGACTATCTGAAAGGCAGGGCGCTGCCCTCAAAGCCGGAAGACCTTAGAGAGCATCAGTGCGTACTGCTGAACGGCCGCAACGGCGAAGCGGAATGGCATCTGGTCAGCGGCCGCAAGTCGGTCCGCCAGCAGGTGTCGGGGCCGGTCTCGAGCCGGGATTTCGACGCGTTGAGCGCCTTCACCAATCGCGGCCACGGCATCGGCCTGCTGCCCTCGACCTATTGCGACGATGAGATCAGAAGAGGTGCGCTCATCCGCCTGCTGCCGGACTGGTCGTCCGAGGAGATATTCGTGCATGCCGTCTATCCCACCCGCCGCTTCCTGCCCGTCAGATTGCAGGTCTTCCTCGACGCGCTGAAAGCATGGAAAAGCCCTTTGTGGCTGCCGCTGCATTGA
- a CDS encoding DUF1194 domain-containing protein, with the protein MLTTVAVLMGLSGLVPAAQAGGNEVDVTLVLAVDTSRSMDFEEIGIQREGYVEALKHKEFIDAVKGGLTGRIAISYFEWAGYVVQDSVIDWQVIETEEDAIAFADKLEARPIATQRRTSISTAIAQGASLIVSSPFPSRRQVIDVSGDGPNNSGNPVIYARDKAVDAGMIINGLAIMLRPSDAPNGLDTYYADCVIGGPGAFVLPVRKIEDFAVAVRRKLVLEISGFSPPATVQKTAGAETGVDCLVGEKQWRDYFER; encoded by the coding sequence ATGCTGACGACAGTTGCGGTGCTTATGGGTCTTTCCGGCCTCGTCCCAGCGGCGCAGGCGGGGGGAAACGAGGTTGACGTGACCCTGGTCCTTGCCGTCGACACCTCGCGCTCGATGGATTTCGAGGAGATCGGCATCCAGCGCGAGGGTTATGTCGAAGCGCTCAAGCACAAGGAATTCATCGATGCGGTGAAGGGCGGTCTGACCGGCCGCATCGCCATCAGCTATTTCGAATGGGCGGGCTATGTCGTCCAGGATTCGGTGATCGACTGGCAGGTCATCGAGACGGAAGAGGACGCGATCGCTTTTGCCGACAAACTCGAAGCCCGGCCGATTGCCACGCAGCGGCGCACATCGATTTCCACCGCGATTGCCCAAGGCGCCAGCCTGATCGTTTCCAGTCCGTTTCCGTCCAGGCGACAGGTGATCGATGTGTCGGGCGACGGCCCGAACAATTCCGGTAATCCCGTCATATACGCCCGCGACAAGGCGGTGGACGCAGGCATGATCATCAATGGCCTTGCCATTATGTTGCGGCCCTCCGATGCGCCGAACGGGCTCGACACATATTATGCGGATTGCGTGATCGGCGGCCCGGGCGCCTTCGTGCTGCCGGTCCGCAAGATCGAGGATTTCGCCGTTGCCGTGCGCCGCAAGCTGGTGCTGGAGATCAGCGGGTTTTCCCCGCCGGCGACGGTGCAGAAAACAGCCGGCGCGGAGACCGGGGTCGACTGTCTGGTTGGCGAGAAACAGTGGCGGGATTATTTCGAGCGGTGA
- a CDS encoding 6,7-dimethyl-8-ribityllumazine synthase, translating into MTPTRYAFIKASWHADIVDRALDGFYQLVPPEQVDVFDVPGAFEMPLLSRDLAASGRYGAVIAAAFVVDGGIYRHEFVAQAVVDGLMRAGMDTGVPVLSVSLTPHQYQETEHHKQIYRAHFVEKGREAAKAALTIGKTRAALAA; encoded by the coding sequence ATGACACCCACCCGCTACGCCTTTATCAAAGCCAGCTGGCACGCCGACATCGTCGACCGCGCCCTTGACGGCTTCTACCAGCTTGTTCCGCCCGAACAGGTCGATGTGTTCGATGTTCCGGGCGCATTCGAGATGCCGCTGCTTTCGCGCGACCTGGCCGCAAGCGGGCGCTATGGCGCCGTCATTGCCGCCGCTTTCGTCGTCGACGGCGGAATTTACCGCCACGAATTCGTCGCCCAAGCCGTCGTCGACGGGCTGATGCGCGCCGGAATGGATACCGGCGTGCCGGTGCTGTCGGTTTCGCTGACGCCGCATCAATATCAGGAAACCGAACACCATAAGCAGATCTACCGCGCGCATTTCGTCGAGAAAGGCCGCGAGGCGGCAAAGGCCGCGCTGACGATCGGAAAGACGCGCGCCGCTCTTGCAGCGTAG
- a CDS encoding SRPBCC family protein, with the protein MPESFVVHREAHIAAPPAAVFALMTDPQKILRWMGTEAEVEPQPGGLYLVNVTGARFARGSFREVVPVHRLAYSFGWDGSEVVPPGSSLVEIDLIEQGGGTLLRLTHSGLPSADQCASHAEGWAHYLGRLTQVAAGRDPGPDPFYGRT; encoded by the coding sequence ATGCCAGAATCTTTCGTCGTTCACCGCGAGGCGCATATCGCGGCGCCGCCGGCCGCAGTGTTCGCGCTGATGACCGACCCGCAGAAGATCCTGCGCTGGATGGGAACGGAGGCTGAGGTCGAGCCGCAGCCGGGCGGGCTCTATCTTGTCAACGTCACCGGCGCCCGCTTTGCGCGCGGCTCGTTTCGCGAGGTGGTGCCGGTTCATCGCCTTGCCTACAGCTTCGGCTGGGACGGCAGCGAGGTGGTACCGCCGGGGTCGAGCCTGGTTGAGATCGACCTGATCGAGCAGGGGGGCGGAACGCTGCTGCGACTCACGCATAGCGGCCTGCCGAGCGCCGATCAATGCGCCAGCCATGCGGAAGGCTGGGCGCATTACCTTGGGCGGCTGACCCAGGTCGCCGCCGGGCGCGACCCGGGTCCCGACCCATTTTACGGCAGGACATGA